Proteins encoded by one window of Corvus cornix cornix isolate S_Up_H32 chromosome 27, ASM73873v5, whole genome shotgun sequence:
- the TNS4 gene encoding LOW QUALITY PROTEIN: tensin-4 (The sequence of the model RefSeq protein was modified relative to this genomic sequence to represent the inferred CDS: inserted 1 base in 1 codon; deleted 1 base in 1 codon), with amino-acid sequence MSQVIESHVLRVGQTVCISSPEESKSLHPAGYPGKYVYYSTEAWTDPPSMVHPKARLLPGGRAYGTQPVSEHVAAHMQGKGQQNSSLERPPAPCQPKEEENTSMDLEAQPMSPSLDITIETLNQMILEIDPTFQPLPCRPVKDAAQPAAQGDTAATKKQDPEAIDIKYIELTPGRATGPDVPQGSPSPSGTPFSRSPQTNSFLPQKGALGGKYSTSDSVVFSSPPGPSSPQSAALSCSKAPESTSAPQQCLAGHTDTISYSLGALGTSPGADNLLKPVHVLRGRQRGSWVSQLSTSPGSDTSYILGSSTHSLHEDSDASAAACSSPGSSLGSPSSPSSGIVSHSREALGQSPSQPRAGTCLVQKGQASSCPPSILTSAADIPVLLVNGCLEQGDGPPQLAKAPPSSATQPPCXGCSPASRLGGLNNTLSAPALSCLSDSSPRAGQPTMKFVMDTSKYWFKPSISRDRAIQLLRDKEPGAFLVRDSTSYRGSFGLAMKVPGSPSGSQTGEESSDLIRHFLIESSTKGVHLKGASEELYFGSLSAFVYQHSITPLALPCKLSIPTRDLADGEDSPDYAPESALSLARKTAVCNVLYLNSVNVETLTGAPAILKGISCTLELETLPTPTLVHFRVTEQGVTLTDVQRKVFFRRHYPLAAIRFCGMDPENRKWQKYCKSSRIFGFVAKSQTDSENLCHLFAEYDTVQPVSLVIDLLRQLLPSP; translated from the exons ATGTCACAGGTCATAGAATCCCACGTGTTGCGTGTTGGACAGACTGTGTGTATTTCCTCACCGGAGGAAAGCAAGAGCCTGCACCCAGCAGGGTATCCAGGCAAGTACGTCTACTACTCCACGGAGGCCTGGACTGACCCCCCCTCCATGGTGCACCCCAAGGCTCGCCTGCTCCCCGGCGGGAGAGCGTACGGAACCCAGCCCGTGTCGGAGCATGTGGCTGCTCACATGcaggggaaggggcagcagaATTCCTCCTTGGAGAGACCCCCTGCCCCGTGCCAGccaaaggaggaggagaacacCAGCATGGATCTTGAGGCTCAGCCGATGTCTCCGTCCCTGGACATAACCATAGAGACTCTCAACCAGATGATCCTAGAAATCGACCCGACCTTCCAGCCGCTGCCATGCAGGCCGGTGAAGGAtgcagcccagcctgctgctcaGGGGGACACTGCAGCCACCAAGAAGCAGGACCCGGAGGCAATAG acaTCAAGTACATAGAGCTGACACCAGGCAGAGCCACAGGGCCCGACGTGCCAcagggctcccccagccctTCGGGCACTCCCTTCTCCAGGTCCCCACAGACCAACAGCTTCCTGCCCCAAAAAGGGGCACTCGGAGGCAAATACAGCACCAGTGACAGCGTGGTTTTCTCAAGCCCACCCGGACCCTCGAGCCCCCAGTCGGCAGCCCTGAGCTGTAGCAAAGCACCTGAGAGCACCAGCGcgccccagcagtgcctggcaggaCACACGGACACCATCTCCTACAGCCTCGGGGCCCTCGGCACCTCCCCAGGCGCTGACAATCTGCTGAAGCCCGTGCACGTGTTGAGGGGCCGGCAGAGGGGCAGCTGGGTGTCCCAGCTCTCCACGAGCCCTGGCTCTGACACCAGCTACATCCTGGGCAG cagcacccactCGCTCCACGAGGACTCGGATGCTTCGGCCGCTGCCTGCTCGTCCCCcggcagctccctgggcagcccctcctccccttcctctggCATCGTGTCCCACTCCAGGGAAGCTCTTGGTCAGAGCCCCTCACAACCCAGGGCAGGCACCTGCCTGGTCCAGAAGGGCCAGGCCAGCAGCTGCCCCCCCTCCATCCTCACCTCCGCGGCCGACATCCCGGTGCTGCTG GTGAACGGGTGCCTGGAACAAGGAGATGGACCCCCCCAGCTGGCCAAAgccccccccagctctgccacgCAGCCCCCCT TTGGCTGCAGCCCGGCCTCAAGGCTTGGTGGCCTGAACAACACATTGTCAGCACCAGCACTCAGCTGCCTCTCAGACA GttcccccagggctgggcagcccaCCATGAAGTTTGTGATGGACACATCGAAATACTGGTTCAAGCCAAGCATCAGCAGGGACCGAG CAATCCAGCTGCTGAGGGACAAGGAGCCAGGCGCGTTCCTCGTGCGGGACAGCACCTCGTACCGGGGCTCCTTCGGACTGGCCATGAAGGTTCCTGGCTCTCCATCTGGCAGCCAGACAG GTGAGGAGAGCAGTGACCTCATCCGGCACTTCCTAATCGAGTCCTCCACCAAAGGGGTTCACCTGAAAGGTGCCAGCGAAGAGCTGTATTTTG GGAGCCTCTCTGCCTTCGTCTACCAGCACTCCATCACCCCGCTGGCGCTGCCCTGCAAGCTCAGCATCCCCACCCGAG ATCTCGCTGATGGAGAGGACAGCCCTGACTACGCTCCCGAATCTGCTCTGTCCCTGGCCAGGAAAACTGCAG TGTGCAACGTCCTGTACCTCAACTCGGTGAACGTGGAGACGCTGACGGGAGCCCCAGCCATCCTGAAAGGCATCTCCTGCACCTTGGAGCTGGAGACGCTGCCCACTCCCACCCTGGTGCACTTCAGGGTGACGGAGCAGGGCGTCACGCTGACCGACGTCCAGAGGAA gGTGTTTTTCAGGCGACACTACCCCTTGGCTGCCATCAGGTTCTGTGGGATGGACCCTGAGAACAGAAA GTGGCAGAAGTACTGCAAGTCCTCCAG aATCTTCGGGTTCGTGGCCAAAAGCCAGACAGACTCGGAGAACCTCTGTCACCTGTTCGCAGAGTACGACACCGTGCAGCCAGTGTCCCTCGTCATCGACCTGCTCcgccagctcctgcccagcccatAG